A stretch of DNA from Tachyglossus aculeatus isolate mTacAcu1 chromosome 5, mTacAcu1.pri, whole genome shotgun sequence:
ccttggtggagccgggattaaaacccaggccctattgactcccaggcctgtgtgccatCCACTAGGCTTGCTGATTCtctctcagggaaggcctcttggaggaaatatgacttCAGTCACCAACTGAAAACCCAAGTGGAGAAACTAAGCTACTTTGAAGTGTCTTCCCCTGGGCTTAAGTGAAATCTTTGCCAGCCCTGATTTCAGCCAAGGATTTCTGGAaaattcatcactgacccaggagatttgatttcagagCCCAAAAGAGTGGTGAGGGTAGGCGTTCAGTGTAGAGGGTTGACCTTCACTCTTTCAGTTTATAAGGATTCATTTTGTGTTCCTCTAAATCACTGTTAATCCACCAgcaccagaatttttttttattaatgatatttgctaagtacatactatatgtcaagcacttttctgatcactggggtagatacaaagtaatcaggttgtcaaactGAGAAGtcctgtgccctagtggaaagagcatgggcccgggagtcagaagacctgggctctaatcctgcctccaccacacgtctgctgtgtgactttgggcaaatcaccagtctacaggttttgttttgttgtctgtctcccccttctagacggtgagcctgttgttgggtagggaccttctctatctgttgccgacgtgtacttcccaagttcttagtgcagtgctctggacacagtaagcgctcaataaatatgattgaatgaatgaatgaataaacataacttctccctcatctgcaaaatgagcactaagactgtgagccctgcgggggACACGGACAGTGTACAATCTTTATtagcttgcatataccccagtatttagaacagtgcctggcacagaataagctcttaagaaatgccaattaaaacaaaacaaaaccaaaaagaaaaagaaacgaaggttggacacagtccctgtttcacatggagctcagtctctgtattgtattgtatctccattctacagttgaggaaacagaggtacactgacatttagtgacttgtccagggttacacagcaggcagtggcagaggtgggattagaatccaggtcctctgactattgGCCCTCTGATTattggcccatgctttttccacttgaccatgatgcttctcagaaTTAGTTGCTGCACTGAGGAGAAACAAGGTTACGagtggggggaggtggagagaggaaggaagggaggaaagagtacagaggaggaggaggaggatgcactTTCAGATGAAAACACAATTTCCAAGAAGCCAGGGAACTTGTCTTTAAGGCCTGGTGCTGGGAAGAGGCTGTTTGGGGGTTGAGAAAGCCAAGATAGCCATGAGCTGATGGGGAATTCTGACTGAATCATTACCACAGTGGCTTGAGCAAACACACAAATCCTTTGAAACCTTTCCCACTCCACCCACCTCTCAGAGCATATCAATCCAGCTGTGGTCCTGAGGCTAGAATCTACTCAAACTCTGAGCATTTGATGCGACTCTGAAAatgccctcagttccttcaacagaAATGCCAAAGGCATAGATGTCTCTGAGAATTTCCAGTCGACTCCCAAATGCCAGGGATCGTGGGGCAATCACTCCAGGGGTCCCACTGGCGTTgccactcttcaatcaatcgtatttattgagcacttactgtgtgcagagcactgtactaagcactcttgcCCTATCAATCCCATTGATTCTGAAAATGGAACTGGAAAACttttgtcagtcaatcactcatatttactgagtgcctatggaggacagagaactgtactaagccttgggagagttcaatagagttggaagtCTCCATACCCGCCTTATGGTTTATCTCTGAGGGACCCCAGGGTTGGTCAGTGGAGACCAGAAATGCCTTTCTCTGTGCTTGGGTTCCAGGGCCTGCCATACAAGCACCTGATTGTCCACAATGAGGAGCCAAAGCACCGGAATTTCATCAGCGCCTATGATGACCATTTCAACCATCATGGCCacaatcctgatctgccactccTTCGTCAATGGAATGTACAAAAGTTGGCATGGCTGCCGGAAAAATCAGACTTCCCTCTTGTGGGTGTGTTTCCCATTGTGTTCTTCCCTCGTGGGTCCTGGGGGTggcttccctttttctttcccataataatgacagtaataataataataataataataataataataatattaagggcTTGCTACGGATGAAGAACTagcctaagccctgggggagatacaaaatagccaggttggacccagtccttgtcccacatgggacaagggattaaaacttaatggggattaagactgtgtgccgcccgtgggacaacctgatctccttgtaacctccccagcacttagaacagtgctttgcacatagtaagcacttaataaatgccatcgttattatattattatggggctcataatctaagaaggagggagtatggctattaaattcccattttacaggtgaggaaactgaggcacagagaaattaaatgacttgcccaaggtcacgcagcaggcatgcgatggagccaggattagaacccaggtcctctgactaccaggcccatatgtttttttccactttgccaaactgcttctctgttctttgtCCACTCTTGGGATGGGGCTGGCAGGATGCGGGAGTGGTAGGATGGGGTGGGGATTTGGGTAAGGGACTGGGGAATGCCTTAAGGAGCTCTGAGGTGCCTTGAGGAGCCCTCCATGACTGAAGCTCCTCAGCTCAATCAGTGTAGATTTTCTCATGGTACCTCGAAGCTTGATTTTCTGATCAGTGAAGGAGCATTTTCATCCTCTAGCCAAAGACAGGGAGGGATTTGATTGGCGGTCTTAATTGCAGATTTTACCGAGGAACCAATATCTATCTCATCCATGTAGACAGAGTTTTTTGATTGGGGGGATCTCCTTCTGGGTGGGTGCCCCTTGATTGGACCAAGAATTTCTCTGactgatatcaatcaattaattaatgtttgtctcctcttttagactttaagctccttttgggcagtgagcatgtctaccaacttttatatcatattctttcaagtgcttagaacagtgttctgcacacagcaagtgctcaataaacgttgctgattgattgactaattgaatagtatttattgagcacctaagtgggagaagagagagaataagTTGAAAGGAGAACTTGTTGAGGTTCTTAGGGGTAACTCTCAAGAGATTCTGCTTGATACAAACAGGAATGGGTAATCATTGAAGACTTCTGAGGGTGGGAAGAAGCATGCAGAACAGTATTTTAGAAAAAGCATGCAGGTagcagtatagactggagagatgagagactgaaggcagggagattaatgaagaggctgatgcagtagtcaagccaggatatgactATTTGTAACTGGATTCAGAGGATGGATctgggaaatgtggaggaaaactgacaggatttagtgacaggtgGAATATGGAggatgaaagaaaggaaggagtcaaatataatgccaagattgcatactccagaggtggggaggatggcatTGTTATAGACTCTGTTGGGGAAGCGAGGTGGAGAGGATTTGAATGGGAAAATGAGAAATTCAGTAATTTGCAGATTTAGCTCAAGCTCAAGGTGTAGGCAGGCTATCCATATTGAGATGccatggaggcaagaggaaatgtgaaattggtATTAGTGGTCAGAGTATTTATAAAGCTCACTGCGTGCAATGAACTGGACTAAAGTGCTAGGAAAgtgcaaaacaagcaagtgacacattcccttcccacaaggagtttacattctaaagagggaaacaggtatgaaaatatttacaaagagagGACTCAAAGgaagtaattgaatgtacaattgattaACATATATACGCAATTGCTCAAGGTGGGTGTAAATAAGTGCATAAGTACTGGAGATTGTTGGTGGGTTTGtatgacttgggatgctgggaactACTGGGAATAGGCTTGTTAtaggaggtgggatttaaggaGGATATTGAATGTCATGAGCTCTGTGTCTCCTGGATTtacagaaggagggcattccaggcacggggggaCCAGAGTGGGCAAGGGGATGAAGATGGAAGAGGTGAGAATGAGCTACAGTAacgttagcttgagaggaacagagagaatgAGCTGGGGGGAAATGGATAAAGAGAGGAAACAGGTGAGCTGGTTGAGAACTAATGGCCGAGTGTGAGGAGTGTTTGATTTGGAAGGATGTGGGAAGTGAAGGGAGGGTTtggaagaatggaaagatgagtgCCACATGACACTCCAAGAAAATATAGGTGTGGAGAGATGTTGGAGTTttcaaggtagatttgggagtcatccatggAGGTAGCAGTTAAGGCCATGGGAGTtgatgagctccccaaaggagGGAACGTAAATTCAGAATTGAGCCTTTAGGAATACCCACAGTTAGAGaatgagaggtggaggaagagccaaaaaggagactgaggattggccagagaggtgagaggagaactaggagagaataGTATCTGTAAAACCAAAGTTAGGTAACGTTTCCTGGAAAAAGGAGAGGTCCACAGGGTCAATGACAGTGGAGAGGGTAAGGATAGAGTCCATTAAATTTGGTAAGTAGTAGGGTCAGTGGAGGCTTAGGAGAGGGTGGTTTTATTGtagtgaagagggtggaaaccagattgtagaAGAGAAAATAAGGGTAGTGGGTGTATATAAATGGTTTGAAGAGTTTGGACAGGAGTGGAAGCGGGAAGACTGGGTGATAAGTGGAGAATGCACAGGGATCCAGAGAAGGTGTTCCCAACCCCCTCTTTTgagtctcacctcctccctttTTAGGAAAAGATTTGTACCCAAATTTGAGACACATTTCCTTTGTTCTTCCGCAAGCAGAACATGACCCCTGGTTGCCCTTGGCATTCTTCCCAATGCCAGAAACCTCCCTAATGGATCAGGAAGGTGTAAACTCACTTTTCTCTTCATGGGCTATtgactttgatgatgatgatgatgatgatatttgttaagcacttactagagcacgggcttgggagtcagaggtcatgggttctaatcccggctctgcgacttgtcagctgtgtgacttagggaaagtcatttaaagtcatttaacttctctgagcctcagttacatcatctgtaaattggagattaagactgtgagccccacatgggacaatctgattaccttgtattctccccagtgcttagaacagtgcttcacacacagtaagcacttaacaaatgccatcattattattatgtgtcaaacagtaagcattggggtggatagaagataacaaggttggacacagtccctgtcgcatgtggggatcaccgttttaatcctcattttacagaagaggaaactgaggcaaagagaagttgcgtgacttgcccaaagtcacacagcagactactggtggagccaggattcaaatccaggtctgtgctctttccactaggcaatgctgcttccatgcTTTGAAGGCAGACTCTGCCCAAAGGGACAAGGAATGGGCAAGGTTGCTTCTTAGAGGCAGGGCAGGACCAACTCTAGGACTGtgctgcttaataatagtaataataataataataataataataataataacaacaatggtatttgtgaagtgcttactatgtgccaaacactgttctaagtactggggtagatacaaggtaaaaggttggcccatgtggggctcacagtcttaatcctcattttacagatgaggtaactaaggcacagagatgttaagcagcttgtccaaggtcacacagaagacaaatggtggagccgggattagaacccaggtcctctgagtcccaagcccgtgctctttccactaagccactaggtggttgccccctctccccaccctaggtGGGCTACTGTGGAGATATTTTTGCCCTATGTTGACATTGTGTGACTCTGTGCTCTATTGCAGAACCTCCCAGCAATTATGGCCTATTTGAGCAACGGCTGAAAAGATGGAGTGCCTCAGTGCTTGACCCAATGAAAAGCGTTTACACGGTGTCGTATGTCAGGCCCACATTCTCCACTCCATCCCTCTGGAACCTCACTGTTTCCAGTCACTCCCCTCAGTTCCAGTGACCTTCTATGACAAATTGCCTCCTGTCTGTAAGGGCAGAGCTTCCTGTGACCCTCTGGTTCCCTGATCGGCTTCTGTGGGGGAGGCGGTAGGATACTGTAATGATGGCAATCTTGTCTCCGCTGTCTCCCTGTGAAGCCTTTGGCCCCTATCAAGAATAGAACAATCTCTGCCACAGCTGAATACCTCAAATGTTCTTTGAGTCCAGACAACTCGCCATGTCATTCTCTGAAACTCAAGCCTCTCTTTCATCATCCAGTGTGTGTAGGGCACAGCCCTAGGCAGCATAGGTACCATTTCAGGTCCCTGGTTCctcagaatgaataataataatagtaatagttgtacttgttaagcacttactgtgtgccaagcactgttctaagtactggggtagatacaagttaatcaggttggacacagtccctgtcccacacggggctcaggttgttaatacccattttacggatgaggtaactgaagcacagagaagttgagtgagttgcccaaattcacacagcagaaaagtggagaggctgggattagaacctaggtccttctgactcccaggcccgtgctctatccactaagccacgatgcttctctgaaTGTCTTTGGAGGGGAGCGGCTTGGCCACTGATTCCCAGAGAGCAGGGCACTggggccaagatcacacagcagggtagaggcagagctaggatcagattCTGGGTCTCCTGGTTACCATTTCCATGCTTTCATATTGGCCCATAGGTTAATCCCATCACTTGGGAATGTGAGAactgataggatgcccagacaacTCTGTAAGGCAAGCAAACTCCTCTTATGcaaattgcccccccccccccccaccctcccctcgtTGTGTATGCAGGAGGTGGTACTCTCTGGGCTAATCACACAACCTAGTCATATATTCACCTGGAGTAacttccaactttcattcattcattcaatcaaacccCGCTCCTTTCTCTGAGCTCTCCAGAGAAGACTGGTCTCTCAGTTGTCCACTCCAGGGTTAGTTTCCTACCCCATATCTAACCAAATTCTTCCTTGTTGCAGTTTAAGATCATTTCCTTGGGAAGGCAGCAAggactactggaaaaagcatggaaatGGTCACCAGGAGACCCAGAATCTGATTttagctatttattgagtgcttactgtgtgcggagcactgtactaagtgcctgggagagtacagtataacagtgaacagacacattccctgcccacaaatgagcttacagtctttgccaAGAATCCAGACCCCTCTCTGCTCTGTTGAAGAGCAGGGCGTTTGGAAGCAGCTATGGTGTTTTCTGGGGCAATAACAGCCTCCTCATCTCTGAGCAGTGACCAGGGGACAGGGAAGGAAACCTGGGGCCTCTCAGACCAGCAGATCTCCTTTGAGTCCATTCAAACACTTTCGGTGAATGTTCGTGGAAGCTGCAGCCAGATTTCTTCTGGATTTGGGTTTGCTCCTCTGAGCTGTGGGCATATCCCTGGGACtgcacagtagggctttgagggttgGGGCCAACCTGCCtgtcagtaggagggaggagcAATGGGACAGGATGAGGCAGAGCTTAGAggtccccccccgccacccctccaGTTCCCTTTCCACCCTTGCTCAGAATCCAGGTTAGCACCCTGCCCAAATCCTCTGCCCAGACTCCCCTAAGCTAATTAATAACACTTactgcccccccccaccacccccactgcCTTGCTAGGGGGTACAAAACAGCAGGAAAATGCAACAAGACAGTGTCCTCATCTTAAATTTTGGATTCAGCATTCTCTCAGACAATGAAGAATTTACAGCATCTGTCTCCGGTGTGCTTGACTGGTAGAAAATTTAGGCTTTTCACTAGGTACAGCCCCTGGGGTggaagataatcataataataacaataatattgatattaatattattaataatagtaatggtacttgttaagcacttgttaagtgccaatcacttttctaagctctagggtagatacaagttaatcaagttggacacagtctttttcccacaggaagctcacactctcactctccactttacagatgagatagctgaggcccagagaagtgaaatgacttgcccaaggacacactgcagacaagcggaagaacagggattagaaaccaagtccttctgactcccaggcctgtgctcaagtTATAGAATGCTCTCTGTCTCTGGCCAGTGCTGCTCTGATTGCAGTCAGAGGCGGGCTTCAGAGCCCCCAGGCCTCAGTGTACTAATCTGCCAATTtatcactgtctgtctctctagGGACAGGGCATAGGCCTCCCATGCCTGGCTGCTGGCCAGAGCTTTCAAGGCCTCAGTTTTTGGGAAGCAGCCAGTCTTAGTAGATAAACCCTCAACCTGGGATCACCAGTTCCAGCGTGCAATGGGCTGCCCAGCCCACGGTGCTCTCTGGTGCTTTCTTGTTTCCACAGCAGCcttgcttcctttcttctttgAGGCTGGACCTGCAGAATGGGAAGATGGGGGCTCATCTGCCCCTTATAGAGCCGGTTTACTCTCCTGGTTCACAGATCATGTTCCTGGTAATAGGCTCTGGTAGgttatgtaccattcattcattcattcaatcatatttattgagcatttactgtgtgcagcacaccgaactaagagcttgggaagtacaagttggcaacatacagagacggtcctacctaacaacaggctcacagtctagaaggggccacaACCTGACGAGCTGTGATTTTCAGTGTTGATTCCCAAATGCCAACTTTATGGATTTTGGGGCACCCCGGTTTCTCCCCCTACAtccccctcctcatatcagacagaccctcctcgtatcagacagataattgctctcctccacttcaaaactttattgaaggcccatctcctccaagaagccttccctgactaagccctcctctcctcttctcccactacctctgCGCCACTCTAACTTGctgcttcattcatcctctcccacccccacagcacatatgcatatgtttatatatttgtaatttatttatgtatttatttatgtatatatttatttatattaatgtctgtctccctctatatactgtaaggtctttgtgggcagggatgtgtctgtttgttgttatattgtacccttccaaacccttagtacagtgctttgcgcacagtaagcgctcaataaattttcaGCTGTTCTTTCAGCGCCACCTGGTGGTAAGGTCACCAAAGTTGGCAGACTGCTCTGTCCCTCTAGCTCTTCCAGAGGGGTAAGCTGGTTTGGGGAAGACCTCGATTCTGAAACAACTAGGTGATACGGTCGAAGGAGCCAGTGCCAGTCACCTTcctgttcctccacttgtttgtCTGCCCTTTCCATATCAGCCAGGTcactagtctctctctctctgtgtctctctgtctctgtctctctctctctctctctctctctctctctcacacacacacacgtgattaGCACATGCTTTTGGTTGACAGTGATAATTTCAGGAACCAAAGCCTTCCTAATGCCCCCCACAACCATGtaactcacagtaagtgttcaataagtacactTGATTGATTCTCATAACAGAGCCAATGAATATTTAAGGAGGGTTGGTTTACCTGTAGAATGTCCTTTGTTTGGGTTTAGAATGTAGTGTGGTTCAGGTCTAATTTTCTGTTTGCTTTGGGTGGGCATGCTGTTTGGATTCAacaactatcattcattcagtggtatttattgagtgcttattgtgtgcagagtgctgttttaagcacttgggagagtacaatgcaacaatgttgtacaacagacatattccctgcccagaacgagcttacagtccagagacgagCTTCCCTCCCTAAGGAGTCTCTTTGAGGGCTAGGACAGGAGCTCCTGGTGGGGAGCTGCAGCCAGGCctctccagcctgcaccctcctttcctcaaTGAATCCAACTCCAGTGTCAGGGGTTATGGAGAAAGGGTTCTTCTacgcagagtgcttactgtgagcacagcactacattgaacacctgggagagtacaatacaatagacttggtagacacattccctaaccacaacaagcatacagtctagagggggagacaggtgttaatataaataaataatatatggaCATACAGCAGCCCCCTTGCATCTCTGTCCTTTTAAACTAGCCATGAATGGAGGAATAGGGGCTCTAAGAGTCCACCTGGGATCTTCTGAGGGAGGTAtgtcagtggtttttatttttttcttatggtatttgttaagcctttactatgtatgggtgtccctcaaggttgagttctgggtccctttctattctccatctacacccactcccttgaagaactcgttcgctcccatggattcaactaccacctctatgcagacaattcccaaatctacatctccagccctgatctctctctctgtcttcagtctcacatttcctcctgcctttaagacatctctacttggaaagCCTGCCATCAGCTCTAATTTAAcaggtctaaaactgaactccttatcttcctacccaaaccctgtcctccccttgactgtagatggcaccaccatccctcctgtctcacagacTGTAATcttgcattatccttgattcctctcatttgacccacatattcaatctataataataataatggtatttgttaagcacttactatgtcccaagtactgttctaagcactggggtagatataaggttatcaggttgtcccacatggctcccagtcttaatccccattttacagttgaggtaactgaagcaccaaaaagttgtcacacagctgacaagtggcggagccggtgttagaacccatgacctctgactcccaagcccatgctcttcccactaagccacactgcttcactgaatcctgccggttctatcttcacaacatcgctaaaattcacccttgcctcttcatccaaactactaATGAACAAACTACTTCATCCgaacgttaatccaagcacttatcctatctcacctcaattactttatcagcctccttgctgtcctcgctgccttctatctctcttcactccaggccatacttcactctcctgccagggtcattttactacaaaaagtGTTCAGGTCttgtttcccattcctcaagaacctctactggttgcccatccacttctgcatcaaacagaaactccttactatcggctttaaagcaccttgcccctcctatctctccttgctaccctcctactacaatccagcccatacattccactcttctaatgccaacctactcattgtaccttgatctcatctagcgatctctgccgacctcttgcccacatcctacctcttgcctggaatgctctccctcttcctagtTGACAGCCAattaccctccctcccctcagaaccttattgaaggcacgtctcctccaagaagccttccatcactaaggcctcttttccttatcttccattcccttctgcatctccctgactttctccctttattcatctgccctgcccccacagccctacaacacttaagtatatatatatatatacat
This window harbors:
- the C5H1orf158 gene encoding uncharacterized protein C1orf158 homolog, yielding MDERQLQAWSTPSWRIEPKYCPRVLIGNWLEERKKFIRASGLAPISTYMRDYVHFPDHKLDQLYKRHALSRMEGLPYKHLIVHNEEPKHRNFISAYDDHFNHHGHNPDLPLLRQWNVQKLAWLPEKSDFPLVEPPSNYGLFEQRLKRWSASVLDPMKSVYTVSYVRPTFSTPSLWNLTVSSHSPQFQ